Genomic window (Capsicum annuum cultivar UCD-10X-F1 chromosome 10, UCD10Xv1.1, whole genome shotgun sequence):
GTATGAAGGAAAACGTTTTCTAGGAAAAAAAGTGGGTTTCCTACTTTCTTGTGTTCGGtacataagtaaaaaatattctaaaagcATTTATATAATCTAGACAAACAATATGTTGCGCAGACTCTTCAGAAATGTGCTTATCGGATtttccaaaaatagtgtatttttgaaggatccgacacgcctacgacaacatttttggagagtctgaGCAACTTAGACAAATACTATGGGAAGTGGGGTGGTCGGAATGGAGGCTACGGCGGTAGAGGCGAAGATGAGGTGTGTTGAAGGCCAATCAATGTGGAACGCTACTTGTAGAACTTATTTTACTTCCGTTATGGAAatcattttactcatttttaacGAACTTATTTTCCTagagaaaatgtttttttttttaactagaCGAACATGGGAAAATCAAAACCACTTTCTGGAAAATGTATTCCCCCATGCCAAACACACCCTATAGTTCCAATTATTCTTTTCTAGTCATAAAAGGAATTGAATGTATTCAATACTTTTTCTTTAATATGTTCATGTTTGGCTCGATTTTATGTTCAAGTTGGAGTATTGAAACTCACCTCTTCAAATGCAGCACCAATCATCTGAATACCAACGGGAAGGGCAACCGAACTGCTATTAACAAATCCACAAGGGAGAACTAATGCTGGAAGACCAGCCAAGTTGACATTGACCTGCCGATGATAAAAAGAATCACGAACTGAAGAGAATAGAAAAATAGACGAACAAATTACATCATCATCTGACTAGAGGGGAAAGTAAGAAAGAAAATCACCAAGAGAAAATGTATGAAGCAAAagccaaaaagaaaaattacttacAGTCATAATATCACCAGCATACATTGACAACGGGTCGTTCTTCTTTTCACCTGTAAATGCCACATGTCATAGTGAGAGTTAGCGTAACCTTTCAATAGAAGGGGTCTTGGGACAAAAAGGACTGAAAACAGAAACGGTATTCAAGCAAGACTGCTAATTAGATACATCAGTAAAAGCAAAAGCTAAGAGAAGCGTACCAATTTTGTAAGCCGCTGATGGTGCAGCAGGTGAAATCAAAATATCGTTCTCATCTAATGCTGCCCTGAAGCTTTCCCTAACCAAAGTCCTGACCTGGAAAAGAATCACTCGTCAGCTTCCGGAAGAATTAAGATGAACAAGAAATTATCAAAGTACTTGTAATTTGGGGTCATATAACTCACTAAAACATGAATTATTTCAGCAAGAAATCTAACCGATACATCAGCCAAAAATAATTGGTTCTCTAACTGTCACATACACACACGATCCAAACTCAGCTCGACACATTTTTGGATCTAGAACTTACGGTCAGTGACTCAGTGAATAACTGATGTGTAGATTGTCTTGTATTAGCATTAATCCAAGACACGAAAGAAAATCATATCGCATGTTTACTTAGTTCCGATTGGCTAATATTAGTACTAGTTATCTTGAGATgcaagaaaatatcaagaaagtgTTTGCACTATTCTGAGCACATAGATGTACACCTGCTGGGCTCGCTTGTAGTATGCATCATAATAACCAGCAGACAGAGCGTATGTTCCCATTAGTATTCTCATTTTCACCTGAAAAAACATTTAATACAGTCAGTCCACAATACTTCTTTTACGACCATGTGTAGGGGCCAGCTTGTATGCAAAGATTACGAGAAAGGGAAGCAGGAGACCCCTTTTAGATATAACCATCTTTACACAGAAAAGTTCTGTTCCTTAGTACCTCAGAACCTAAGCCTCCAGCACGGGATTCTCCATAAAGGGAGTTTAACTCATCAGCGACAACTTGTTTCCCATACCTGCATTTTGACATCACATGAAGTTACGGACGGTAGCTTCAACATAATACTTGTACTGGTACGTCAACAACTATCTGCAAAATTCTCCCAAGCTTATTCCTTGGGTCATGATAAGAAATTTTGAGCAATCATCATGAGGTTTAAAATTTTGAAAGCTTATCATTACAAATGTATGGCAGTCTCCGCAATTACATCTTCTGTCTAAATTATGGTTGGTAATGGAATCCACCTATTCTCTAAGCGAAATGGCAGTAAATTCTTAGTTCGTCAAACTAGTATGCAGTAATTAAAAGATTATATCTGTCCGAACTCATCATGGGCACTCCCCactgtttttttctctctttaaatgGTAAGAATTAACAAAGAATTACTTAGTTATCCTCCAATTCGTCTTccaaaattgaggattagagctgcggaatcctaaaaaaaattagaagcGAACATAGTACTGCCAAATCTACTTATATTTTCTATGAGGAATGGGAAggaaaggccagatgcaaataAAATTCTTCACTGCATTTTTTGAGAATAGTTCTTCACTCCATTACCTGACACCATCATAACGGGACAAATTTGAAGAAGATTCAGATGAAGCAAGGATATAGTAAGCCGGCAATCCAAGTGAAAAGGATGGCAAAGAGACctgcaaaaacaaaaattaccaaaCAATGCAAATAAGGAATGTCGAAGCATATGGTAAGCCAATGAGACGGTCATAAATACTTGGAAAATGAAGATTACCTCGGTAACAGTGCACCCAAGTTCTTCAAGATGACTAGCCGCACCACGGATTGAAGAAGTTACTTCTGGGTCAACTCCATCTTCAATAGTTTCCCGGATAAGACCAACTCTCAATCCTTTAAGAGGTTTGGAGTCCAAATTATCTCTTGCAATAAATTGGGAAGCGAAGTCGGGAACTTCCTGAAAAGTAATGTTGTCAAATAATTAAGCAAATCTACAAATATATACTGTTAGACCATTCGTAGAACGTATAAATAATGTTGTGCTTTATGTCAGAAGGAAATGCCAACAAACTCTTGTTAGACTAGAATAGATGATATGATGTCGTTGCTCCAGCTACTCTTTTTGAAGTTGCAAGTATTATTGATGTCAAAAGCCAGCACTAGGAAAGTGTTGTCTTCAAATCCAAAAAGTAAGAAAAGGAGAACCAAAAAATGTAAAGCTCTGACTATCTATACAAAACATTTAATGAATTGTAACAGGGTTTGACTATCGTCTACACTCTAATTTACACCAACAAGAGATCAGCAGGTAAGGTATTGCCCCAGACAAGTAATACATAGAACTCATTGCCGAACTTCTTCGTATTCATTATGAACACAGCGATGAAGTGTATCGCAATAAGAAAAACTTAATATAAATGATCTTCTCTTTCCCTTtctaaatagaaaaaagaaatctaggaTTCATGAATTACAGCAAACAAAGAGCTTGTAGAAAACAGTAAAATGAGGAAGGCACAGACCATCAGTAAGAGTCGGAAGAGGATGTGGAAGACCATTACCCTTTGCATTGCATGGACAGTTTGGCTAGAAAGGAGTTGCAAATGTTTGACAGAAAGAAGGATTCTATTGCTTGTATAACATAAAATATAGATGCATTCAGAACTTGGTGCTTTGGTGAGAATTTTTTGTAGCTAGTATGTACACTATGAACTTGTTTGACTCCCTTTTGAGGTAAGATTGAACAACTCCATTATTTTTTACTGGCTTTAGCTTTCTTGGTATTGTTGGATAATTCAATTTACCGTatcaggaaaagaaaaaagaacgtGTATAGAAAGCTTACTCTCTTGCTACTTGTTGCGTCAAATTTGTCATGACCAGAAATTGCATGAAGGAGAATGCCTGCATCAGCAACTGATGTGCCAAAACAACCAATAACATCCAGAGACGAAGCATATGCCACGAGCCCATATCTGGATACACGACCATATGTTGGCTTCAGACCAACAACACCACAGAAAGATGCTGGTTGTCTTACACTTCCACCAGTATCACTTCCCAATGATACCATACATTGTCCAGCAGAAACAGCTGCAGCTGAGCCTCCTGATGAACCACCTGGTACCCGGGACAAATCCCAAGGATTTGCTGTCACCTAATAATACCAagatgcatcacctgagtaaacCATGTTAAGTTACAAATTGGACTCGTTCGAACAAATAACTTAACAACATTTATGTCGTATACTATCTGAGAATATCAAACTGAACCTACTCACATATTCAATTCCAAACCCACAAATAAATGAGGTCAGAGagataaagagaaaaaatttattcacattaaaaacaaaaaaagaagggGGAACTTGAAATTGGTTTTTCTCACAAATTAGAATTCAGGTTATTCCCATAACCTCACATAACCTCAAGTACAGAAGTGGACCTTAGGCAGTCAAACAAGAAAATGTTTAAGGACAACTCAACCTTTTTAATAACCATGGGCTCGAAGCTTGTGCGCACCACAACTAGTTCcggatacctgtcacctcccatCTGCATAGGTACCGAACAACTCTATCCACCAAAGCTTAGACATGTGGAAAAAAATCTCAGCAGTTTTTTGTTTCCGCTGGGGTTCAAACCAAAAACCTCGTGATACCCAACCAATTCATTTTACAAACACTTGATAGTTGATGAATGAAACTCAAATAAAGGGGATGGTTTAGGAGTGTTTTTTTACACCATTAACTCTTtacgaaaccaaaaaaaaaaaaattgatcctgGGCATATCCATTTCTTCCATGAATAACGATTCCTAAACTCGAAAACTTAACAAAGCACTCCAAATAAGCAGACAGCCAAACTTGGACTCAGCTAGCAACTAAGCACCCCAACTTTGACAGTCCACATCTAAACACCTCAACTCGGTCTCAACTAACAACTAATCACCCCATTGTGTCTCGTGGACACCTTATGTTGACAacacaacatacccaatataatcccacaaagtgaggATCCGAAAACACCTTACACTGAAATCACACATAAATTTTAGaggtttcataatttttttttttgtaagttgGAGTGTCAAACTAACACAATGTAGACGAGTTGAGGCGTCTAAACGTgcatacaacaaaaaaaaatgaaatcttggAATTACCCCATTTCACAATTACATATCCTAAACTCGAAAAACTCGAAAACGCACCTGATAAGCTGACCCTTCAGTAGTACTCCCCATACCAAATTCATCCATATTCGTTTTCCCAATAACAATCCCACAACACTTTTTCACTTTCCCAATTGCCGTAGCATCAAAAGGGGATTTATAATTCTCCAAAATCTTGGACCCCGCAGTAGTTGCAAAATCAACCGTACATATATTATCCTTAAACCCTACTAAAACCTCAGTTAGTACACCAATTCCTCATTATTCTCCACAATCTTCCTATCAATCTCTAAACTAACACAATGCAGACGAGTTGAGGTATCTAAACACgcatacaacaacaaaataatgaaatcttGGAAATACCCCATTTCACAATTACATATCCTAAACTCGAAAAACTCAAAAACAATCTTGGACCCCGCAGTAGTTGCAAAATCAACCGTACATATATTATCCTTAACCCCAACTAAAACCTCAGCAAGAATACCCAATTCCACATTATTCTCCGCAATCTTCCTATCAATCTCTAAGCTAACACAATGCAGACGAGTTGAGGTATCTAAACGCgcatacaacaaaataaaaatgaaatcttgGAAATACCCATTTCACAATTAGATATCCCAAACtcgaaaaaaatcaaaaaacttaaAACGCACCTGATAAGCAGAGACTTCAGTAGTACTCCCCATACCAAACTCATCCATATTCGTCTTTCCAATAACAATCCCACCACACTTTTTCACTTTCCCAATTGCCGTAGCATCAAAAGCGGGTTTATAATTCTCCAAAATCTTGGACCTCGCAGTAGTAGCAAAATCAACCGTACATATATTATCCTtaaccccaattaaaaccccagCTAGCAAACCCAATTCCTCATTATTCTCAGCAATCTTTCTATCAATCTCTAAACTAACACAATGCAGACGAGTTGAGGTATCTAAACatgcatacaacaacaaaaaaatgaaatcttgGAAATACCCATTTCACAATTACATATCCCAAactcgaaaaaataaaaaaactcgaAAACAAACCTGATAAGCAGACCCTTCAGTCGTACTCCCCATCCCAAACTCATCCATATTGGTCTTCCCAATAACAATCCCACCACACTTTTTCACTTTCCCAATTGCAGTAGCATCAAAAGGGGGTCTATAGTCCTCCAAAATCTTGGAACCCGCAGTAGTAGCAAAATCAACAGTACATATATTATCCTTAACCCCAACTAAAACCCCAGCAAGAATCCCCAATTCCTCATTATTCTCCGCAATTTTCTTGTCAATCTCTTCAGCTTCTTTTAATACGACGTCGGATACATGTAGAAAGCTTTGTAGTTGCGGTTCGGTCTGGTGTAAACGGTTCAAGAAAGTAGTGGCGAGATCAACGGCTGAGATTTCACGGGATAAGAGGGATTTACGGGTTGTGAGGATTTGGGaggtgggtgggggtggggtgggggtgggtagGGTAGGCGTAGGAGTGGGGGTgggtgtgggggtggggtgggtgtGGATGCATTTTAGAGAAAAACGAAGAAGACGATGGGGAGTTTGCAGTGAAGATAGCATTTTCCAGTGTACTATCTTAGTGAAGGAGCTGATAGTATACGCTTGTAGAGGTTTTATccatttaggggttgtttggcacgataagaaaaataattttgggaaaaaaaaattggaattaattttatcttgttagaaaaaaagaaagaataatgaagaagagtagagagaatagagagagtggtTCTTATCAAGatgcccttctatttataggggaatttgcccctagtttcacacaagtaaatacatcaaatcccgatagatatcaactagatcttattagatcttgataaacatttattataatgtaaatacatttataacactctctTTTAATGTATAGATAGATAATGTGGCTCGTTAAAACCTTATTAGAAAAAAtcaagtaggaaaaaaaatctagtaaagaaaaaagagtacacatctctaacaatacgtatattggctgcctcattaaaaaccttacaaggaaaatccagtgggacaaaacctcgtaagggaaaaatagtacaacgcgtattaactccccctaatgagaacatgcttgaacctttgcatcccgatcc
Coding sequences:
- the LOC107845564 gene encoding glutamyl-tRNA(Gln) amidotransferase subunit A, chloroplastic/mitochondrial isoform X1, whose product is MLSSLQTPHRLLRFSLKCIHTHPTPTPTPTPTPTLPTPTPPPPTSQILTTRKSLLSREISAVDLATTFLNRLHQTEPQLQSFLHVSDVVLKEAEEIDKKIAENNEELGILAGVLVGVKDNICTVDFATTAGSKILEDYRPPFDATAIGKVKKCGGIVIGKTNMDEFGMGSTTEGSAYQILENYKPAFDATAIGKVKKCGGIVIGKTNMDEFGMGSTTEVSAYQVTANPWDLSRVPGGSSGGSAAAVSAGQCMVSLGSDTGGSVRQPASFCGVVGLKPTYGRVSRYGLVAYASSLDVIGCFGTSVADAGILLHAISGHDKFDATSSKREVPDFASQFIARDNLDSKPLKGLRVGLIRETIEDGVDPEVTSSIRGAASHLEELGCTVTEVSLPSFSLGLPAYYILASSESSSNLSRYDGVRYGKQVVADELNSLYGESRAGGLGSEVKMRILMGTYALSAGYYDAYYKRAQQVRTLVRESFRAALDENDILISPAAPSAAYKIGEKKNDPLSMYAGDIMTVNVNLAGLPALVLPCGFVNSSSVALPVGIQMIGAAFEEEKLLKVGHIFEQTLQGCSFIPPLVSDESAC
- the LOC107845564 gene encoding glutamyl-tRNA(Gln) amidotransferase subunit A, chloroplastic/mitochondrial isoform X2 codes for the protein MLSSLQTPHRLLRFSLKCIHTHPTPTPTPTPTPTLPTPTPPPPTSQILTTRKSLLSREISAVDLATTFLNRLHQTEPQLQSFLHVSDVVLKEAEEIDKKIAENNEELGILAGVLVGVKDNICTVDFATTAGSKILEDYRPPFDATAIGKVKKCGGIVIGKTNMDEFGMGSTTEGSAYQVTANPWDLSRVPGGSSGGSAAAVSAGQCMVSLGSDTGGSVRQPASFCGVVGLKPTYGRVSRYGLVAYASSLDVIGCFGTSVADAGILLHAISGHDKFDATSSKREVPDFASQFIARDNLDSKPLKGLRVGLIRETIEDGVDPEVTSSIRGAASHLEELGCTVTEVSLPSFSLGLPAYYILASSESSSNLSRYDGVRYGKQVVADELNSLYGESRAGGLGSEVKMRILMGTYALSAGYYDAYYKRAQQVRTLVRESFRAALDENDILISPAAPSAAYKIGEKKNDPLSMYAGDIMTVNVNLAGLPALVLPCGFVNSSSVALPVGIQMIGAAFEEEKLLKVGHIFEQTLQGCSFIPPLVSDESAC